In one Xyrauchen texanus isolate HMW12.3.18 chromosome 18, RBS_HiC_50CHRs, whole genome shotgun sequence genomic region, the following are encoded:
- the si:dkey-69o16.5 gene encoding alpha-aspartyl dipeptidase-like isoform X2, translating into MIHINILKTASRVTEDPYFGDFAALFLINSSCEVLIISVILSDQSLEITMNKRLLLVSNSTLHGGGYLQHCQQQIQVFFGKGVKRILFVPYALHDRDAYTKTARDKFKTLGYEVDSVHETPDPVEAVRKAEGIFIGGGNTFRLLKALYDNKLVTEIRKRVLDDGIPYMGSSAGTNVSTISINTTNDMPIVYPPTFAAIGLVPFNINPHYLDADPNSKHMGETREQRIIQFHEEPDTPCVLALREGCMLIVEGNKATLLGCTKARLFQKGKQTTEYEPGSDLSFLLTDAQNI; encoded by the exons ATGATACATATCAACATTCTAAAAACTGCCTCACGTGTTACAGAGGATCCTTATTTTGGCGATTTTGCTGCCTTGTTTCTTATCAATTCTTCCTGTGAAGTTCTTATCATCTCAGTGATACTGTCAGACCAAAG TTTAGAAATTACCATGAACAAAAGACTGCTGTTGGTATCTAACTCCACACTTCACGGTGGAGGATATCTTCAACACTGTCAGCAACAGATACAAGTATTTTTTGGAAA GGGAGTAAAGAGGATCCTGTTTGTGCCGTATGCTCTACATGATCGAGATGCCTATACCAAGACTGCTAGAGACAAGTTCAAGACACTGG GTTATGAGGTGGATAGTGTCCATGAGACACCAGACCCTGTGGAGGCGGTCAGGAAAGCTGAAGGAATATTCATCG GTGGCGGGAACACTTTCCGCCTGCTGAAAGCTCTCTATGATAACAAGCTGGTAACCGAGATCAGGAAGAGAGTATTAGAC GATGGAATACCTTATATGGGATCAAGTGCAGGCACTAATGTCTCCACCATCAGCATCAATACCACTAATGACATGCCCATCGTTTACCCACCCACGTTTGCTGCCATTGGTCTTGTGCCCTTTAACATTAACCCTCACTATCTGGATGCTGATCCCAACAGCAAACATATGGGG GAAACACGTGAGCAGAGAATTATCCAGTTCCACGAGGAGCCGGACACACCATGTGTGCTG GCTCTTAGGGAAGGCTGTATGCTCATTGTGGAGGGAAACAAGGCCACCCTACTTGGCTGCACTAAAGCACGACTATTCCAGAA GGGAAAGCAAACCACAGAATATGAACCAGGCAGTGATCTGAGCTTCTTACTGACAGATGCACAAAATATATAA
- the si:dkey-69o16.5 gene encoding alpha-aspartyl dipeptidase-like isoform X1, protein MIHINILKTASRVTEDPYFGDFAALFLINSSCEVLIISVILSDQSLEITMNKRLLLVSNSTLHGGGYLQHCQQQIQVFFGKGVKRILFVPYALHDRDAYTKTARDKFKTLGLFLSSFCHVCYECNVFPHLCCALLNFLPGYEVDSVHETPDPVEAVRKAEGIFIGGGNTFRLLKALYDNKLVTEIRKRVLDDGIPYMGSSAGTNVSTISINTTNDMPIVYPPTFAAIGLVPFNINPHYLDADPNSKHMGETREQRIIQFHEEPDTPCVLALREGCMLIVEGNKATLLGCTKARLFQKGKQTTEYEPGSDLSFLLTDAQNI, encoded by the exons ATGATACATATCAACATTCTAAAAACTGCCTCACGTGTTACAGAGGATCCTTATTTTGGCGATTTTGCTGCCTTGTTTCTTATCAATTCTTCCTGTGAAGTTCTTATCATCTCAGTGATACTGTCAGACCAAAG TTTAGAAATTACCATGAACAAAAGACTGCTGTTGGTATCTAACTCCACACTTCACGGTGGAGGATATCTTCAACACTGTCAGCAACAGATACAAGTATTTTTTGGAAA GGGAGTAAAGAGGATCCTGTTTGTGCCGTATGCTCTACATGATCGAGATGCCTATACCAAGACTGCTAGAGACAAGTTCAAGACACTGGGTTTGTTTCTTAGCTCATTTTGTCACGTGTGTTATGAGTGCAATGTTTTCCCTCATCTCTGTTGTGCACTTCTGAATTTTCTTCCAGGTTATGAGGTGGATAGTGTCCATGAGACACCAGACCCTGTGGAGGCGGTCAGGAAAGCTGAAGGAATATTCATCG GTGGCGGGAACACTTTCCGCCTGCTGAAAGCTCTCTATGATAACAAGCTGGTAACCGAGATCAGGAAGAGAGTATTAGAC GATGGAATACCTTATATGGGATCAAGTGCAGGCACTAATGTCTCCACCATCAGCATCAATACCACTAATGACATGCCCATCGTTTACCCACCCACGTTTGCTGCCATTGGTCTTGTGCCCTTTAACATTAACCCTCACTATCTGGATGCTGATCCCAACAGCAAACATATGGGG GAAACACGTGAGCAGAGAATTATCCAGTTCCACGAGGAGCCGGACACACCATGTGTGCTG GCTCTTAGGGAAGGCTGTATGCTCATTGTGGAGGGAAACAAGGCCACCCTACTTGGCTGCACTAAAGCACGACTATTCCAGAA GGGAAAGCAAACCACAGAATATGAACCAGGCAGTGATCTGAGCTTCTTACTGACAGATGCACAAAATATATAA
- the umps gene encoding uridine 5'-monophosphate synthase, whose translation MDGASLDSLILDLHNIQAVKFGTYQLKSGLVSPIYFDLRVMVSYPALMNQIADLLHKCAAEAGVQFDCVCGVPYTALPLATIICSTNKYPMLLRRKEAKDYGTKRLIEGTIHPGERCLIVEDLVTSGSSVLETTVLLEKEGLKITDAVVLLDREQGGSANLAENGITLHSVFSVSRLLDVLLQAGRIDMATSQNVEKFIRENNTHRPKQNGSFVPKKMCKELSYGSRAGLPDTHPLAARLLKIMEEKKSNLCVSADVSSSEELLEIASMLGPVICVLKTHMDILQDFTVDVTGKLKELAIKHNFLIFEDRKFADIGNTVKHQYEGGLYRISSWAHIINAHALPGPGVLQGLGAVGKPLGHGCLLIAQMSSQGSLATGDYTQAVVKMAEDHTDFVFGFISGSKISEKPGLVHMTPGVQMETGGDGLGQQYSSPEDVIFSKGSDIIIVGRGILSSPDRLRAAGEYRKVGWEAYLKRLSQAS comes from the exons ATGGATGGAGCAAGTCTTGATAGTTTGATCTTGGATCTGCACAACATCCAAGCCGTGAAGTTTGGGACGTATCAGCTAAAAAGTGGACTCGTTTCACCGATATATTTTGATCTTCGAGTAATGGTTTCATATCCTGCGTTAATGAATCAG ATAGCAGATCTTCTTCATAAGTGTGCTGCGGAAGCAGGGGTCcagtttgattgtgtgtgtggtgtCCCTTACACAGCTCTTCCTTTGGCCACAATCATCTGCTCTACCAATAAATATCCAATGCTTTTACGGCGAAAGGAGGCAAAAGACTATG GAACAAAACGTCTTATCGAGGGAACTATCCACCCTGGTGAGCGATGCTTGATAGTAGAGGATTTAGTAACCAGTGGAAGCAGTGTCCTCGAAACCACTGTGCTGCTTGAGAAGGAAGGCCTGAAGATAACAGATGCCGTTGTTTTACTGgacagagagcagggtggcagtGCCAATCTAGCTGAGAATGGCATCACACTACATTCAGTCTTTTCTGTCTCCAGACTCCTGGATGTGTTACTTCAAGCTGGCCGAATTGACATGGCCACTTCTCAGAATGTAGAGAAGTTCATTCGAGAAAATAACACTCACAGACCAAAGCAGAATGGCTCCTTTGTTCCGAAAAAGATGTGTAAGGAGCTCAGCTATGGATCTCGTGCTGGGTTGCCCGACACACACCCTCTAGCTGCTCGGCTGCTGAAGATCATGGAGGAAAAGAAAAGCaatttgtgtgtgtctgcagaTGTGTCTAGTTCTGAAGAGCTGCTGGAGATCGCTTCGATGTTGGGTCCAGTGATTTGCGTGTTAAAGACTCACATGGACATCTTGCAGGACTTCACTGTGGATGTTACTGGCAAACTTAAAGAGTTAGCTATAAAGCACAACTTCCTAATTTTTGAGGATCGCAAATTTGCAGACATTGGGAACACAGTTAAGCACCAGTATGAGG gtGGTCTCTATCGGATCTCATCATGGGCACACATCATTAATGCCCATGCATTGCCAGGTCCGGGTGTGCTGCAGGGTCTCGGTGCCGTTGGCAAGCCTTTGGGTCACGGCTGTTTGCTCATTGCTCAGATGAGCTCTCAGGGTTCCCTAGCAACAGGGGATTACACTCAAGCAGTG GTGAAGATGGCTGAAGACCACACTGATTTTGTTTTTGGATTTATAAGTGGATCAAAGATCAGTGAAAAGCCTGGTCTGGTTCACATGACTCCAGGAGTGCAAATGGAGACTGGAG GGGATGGACTTGGACAGCAGTATTCAAGTCCAGAAGATGTGATTTTCTCAAAAGGCTCTGATATCATAATTGTGGGACGAGGTATTCTTTCCAGCCCAGATCGGCTCAGAGCTGCAGGAGAATACAGGAAGGTAGGCTGGGAGGCTTATCTGAAAAGACTGTCACAGGCCAGCTAA